Part of the Tepiditoga spiralis genome, ATTGGCCACTATCTTGGTTTTTAGATATGGAGGAGAAATGGTAATAACAAAGCAAATTACATTGGGAAACTTTATAGCAACCAATCAATATGTTGGTATGCTAGTTTGGCCAATGATGGCTTTTGGATGGTTAGTTAATATAATACAAAGAGGAAAAACATCAGTAAAAAGAATAGAAGAAGTATTAGAACAAAAAAGTAGTATAGAAGATCCTAAATATATTTCTAAAAATTTTAATGGAGTTATAAAAATAAAAAATTTAACTTTCAAATATCCAGAAACTGAAAGAAACGTTTTAAAAAATATCTCTTTAGATATAAATTCTGGAGAAATGGTAGCATTTGTTGGAAAAATAGGATCTGGAAAATCAACTTTATCAAAATTAATAACTAAGTTATACAAAGTAAAAAATGATAGTATTTTTATAGATGATGTTGATATAAATAAATTAAATAGTAAGTTTATAAGAGATAATATTGCATACGTACCTCAAGATACCTTTTTATTTTCAATGCCAATAAAAGATAACATAATGTTTTCTAATACAGACTCAAGTAAAAATTATAAAAAGTATACTAAAATTGCAAATGTTCACGAAGATATAAATGCACTCGATAAAGGATATGATACTCAAGTTGGTGAAAGAGGAGTTTCTTTATCTGGTGGTCAAAGACAAAGAGTTACAATAGCAAGAGCTCTTGCAAAAGATTCTAAAATGATCATTTTAGATGATTGTCTATCTGCTGTTGATACAGAAACAGAAGAAAAAATTATAAAAAACCTTAGAGAAGAAATTAAAAATAGAACTATACTCGTAATATCTCATAGATTAAAAGCTGTAAAAGAAGCTGACAAAATATTTGTTTTTGAAGATGGAACAATTATTGAACAGGGAAATCATGAAGAACTTATTAATTTAAATGGAACTTATTATTCCATGTATCAAAAACAACTAATTGAAGAAAAACTAAAGGAGGAATAAAAAGTGGCCTCAAGTTATGAAAATATATTAAAAGAAGAAAATGAAAAAGGATTGAGTGATAGACACACTTTTAAAAAACTCTGGGAATATATTAAAAAGTATAAATTAATTTTAGTAATTGCTTTTGTATCATTATTTTTTTCTACAATAATAGATTTAAATATTCCAAGAATAATAAAATTTGGAATAGATAATGTAATTTCATCAGAAAAAACTTATATAAAAAATAAAGACAATACATTTATAGAAAGTGAAAAAGGAGATTACAAATTAACTTATACAGATAATTCTTATTACTTCATTAAAGATAATACTAAAATCAAAGCTTCTGAAAATCAAGTACAAAAAGATCAAAAAACTAAAATAGATAAATTGAGCTTTTTTACAATAATAGTTCTTTTAATACTAATTCTACAATTATTTACAAATTATGGACAGGTTTATTTTTCAAATTTATTAGGACAAAAGGTTGTTTATGACATACGAAAAAAAATGTTTGAACAAATAAATAAAACAAAGTTTGAATTTTTTACAAAAAATCCTTCTGGAAAAATAACAACAAGAGTAGTAAATGATACACAAAATCTATCAGATTTTTTTACAGATGTAATGACCAGTTTAATAAAGGATATAGCAATAATCGTTGGTGTTATTTACTTTATGTTTGTATATTTAAACGTAAAATTATCTTTATATACAATGATTACATTCCCAATAGTCCTTATATCAATGTTTTTATTTAAAACACTTGATAGAAAAGCCTATAATAAAGTTAGAACAAGAATATCTGCATTGAATTCTTATCTTGCAGAAAATATTTCTGGAAGTTTAGTTACAAAATTATTTAATCAAGAACAAAGAAAAAAAGATGAGTTTCAAAGTATGAATAAAAAATTACATAAAGCAAGAATGCAACAATTACTCATTTATGCTATATTCAGACCTGCAATGAATTTATTATATTACCTAACTATAAGTACAATTTTATGGGTTGGATCTAAAGAAATAAAAAATGATTTTATCTCATTTGGAACGCTTTATGCATTTATAGCTTATATAGATATGTTTTTTAAACCATTATTTGATATTGCAGAAAAATATGATATAATGCAAAATGCCTTTTCATCTGCTGGAAAAATATTCAAAATAATGGATGAAGAAAAAGAAGATATTGGAAAAGGACAAATAAAAACTTTAAAAAATGGAAATATTGAATTTGATAATATTAAATTTTCATACTCTCATGATAATAATTATGTATTAAAAGGAGTAACCTTCAATATTAAAGATAATGAAAGAGTTTCAATAGTTGGTGAAACTGGTTCTGGAAAGTCTACTATAATAAAATTAATGAATGGATTATATAAATTTAATGAAGGCAATATAAAAATAGGTAATGAAAATCTTTATGAATATGATTTAAACTATTTAAGAAAAAAAATAGCTGTTGTTCCTCAAGATGTTTACTTATTTACTGGGAATATAATAGAAAACATCCGCCTCTTCAATGAAAATATATCAATTGAACAAGTTAAATCGGCTGCAAAAATGGTTTATGCTGAAGAAATTATTAAAAAATTTCCAGATGCTTATGAAACAAAAATTTTAGAAAGAGGATCTACATTATCAGCTGGTGAAAAACAATTAATAGCTTTAGCAAGAGCAGTAATCTTTAACTCAAAAATAATTATATTAGATGAAGCAACAGCAAATATAGATGTTGAAACTGAACATTT contains:
- a CDS encoding ABC transporter ATP-binding protein encodes the protein MASSYENILKEENEKGLSDRHTFKKLWEYIKKYKLILVIAFVSLFFSTIIDLNIPRIIKFGIDNVISSEKTYIKNKDNTFIESEKGDYKLTYTDNSYYFIKDNTKIKASENQVQKDQKTKIDKLSFFTIIVLLILILQLFTNYGQVYFSNLLGQKVVYDIRKKMFEQINKTKFEFFTKNPSGKITTRVVNDTQNLSDFFTDVMTSLIKDIAIIVGVIYFMFVYLNVKLSLYTMITFPIVLISMFLFKTLDRKAYNKVRTRISALNSYLAENISGSLVTKLFNQEQRKKDEFQSMNKKLHKARMQQLLIYAIFRPAMNLLYYLTISTILWVGSKEIKNDFISFGTLYAFIAYIDMFFKPLFDIAEKYDIMQNAFSSAGKIFKIMDEEKEDIGKGQIKTLKNGNIEFDNIKFSYSHDNNYVLKGVTFNIKDNERVSIVGETGSGKSTIIKLMNGLYKFNEGNIKIGNENLYEYDLNYLRKKIAVVPQDVYLFTGNIIENIRLFNENISIEQVKSAAKMVYAEEIIKKFPDAYETKILERGSTLSAGEKQLIALARAVIFNSKIIILDEATANIDVETEHLIQKALNDLSKTTTIVSIAHRLSTVKNSERIIVIHKGLAVEEGTHQDLLNKKGIYYDLYRLQFENI
- a CDS encoding ABC transporter ATP-binding protein, which translates into the protein MIDLLLKEFYKKEWWRYLLGILVLLVVDYIQVIIPQKIGQIFDILNTNSSMDYLKILISSILFLAFGLVLGRFLWRIFIFGSARLFQYKTIDKMFSRIITLDQNFFDKWRTGDLMTRFTSDTQMARRLTGNAVIMLVDTTFMTILTIYKMNQEVSWKLTLVSILPLPFIALVSLILGKLIHKKFIELQESTSDLSNITEESIAGMNVIKVFSNHKTIQKLFEKKAKRNYDAQISLIKVWGFMFPVIMFLGALATILVFRYGGEMVITKQITLGNFIATNQYVGMLVWPMMAFGWLVNIIQRGKTSVKRIEEVLEQKSSIEDPKYISKNFNGVIKIKNLTFKYPETERNVLKNISLDINSGEMVAFVGKIGSGKSTLSKLITKLYKVKNDSIFIDDVDINKLNSKFIRDNIAYVPQDTFLFSMPIKDNIMFSNTDSSKNYKKYTKIANVHEDINALDKGYDTQVGERGVSLSGGQRQRVTIARALAKDSKMIILDDCLSAVDTETEEKIIKNLREEIKNRTILVISHRLKAVKEADKIFVFEDGTIIEQGNHEELINLNGTYYSMYQKQLIEEKLKEE